A genomic segment from Halomonas sp. TA22 encodes:
- a CDS encoding ATP-binding protein: MGLVLLFSFFFLQHGNHERREALEERITASAILLAPSLQQAIIDGQETRLQELVRRLLNIEEIRAASLFDSEGETILRLGQPLPTPRQGANHQWQLRLPLGSGELGDELPARLELAVDTSSLALSHYHNLTKAGLAWLITGLALFLAAYLIIRRVTRPLDDIRQLVRQLNSGNYGHRLDTHSSSELAGLSHGINSLADRLEHINDDMQRHIEQTTHDLQESMDTIEIKNIELDMAHRRALEANRIKSEFLANMSHEIRTPLNGIIGFCQLLARSPLEARQREWLNHVSKASDSLLSLINDILDFSKLEAGKMQLENLPLDMVALVDEVLCLQAPQAHQKSLYLMGLVYDDVPDALWGDPMRIKQVLTNLVHNAIKFTHQGEVIVRVMVEDADSCQMTLRVTVSDTGIGLSPSDTSRLFKAFSQASASDSRHYGGTGLGLMICRQLVEQMGGEIGVESRLRHGSTFAFTLPLAGKAEGIRPPDMALEGLCIALYEPHATTRHALEHLLSSCGAEIRIIDHELAAPPNDTDLLIAGLQYEDLGLARLAYVQQYLNTLPCPCILQVNTSPLELPDLHLPHGGEILTRPMSRQTFVRTLTRLLEPTDSEALAAPPKRVSSPGVPRVLIVDDMPSNRLLLEQLLNDLGLESHSCMSGEEALALAQGENFDLVLMDIRLPGMDGIATTQALRQVNAHWQHCPIIAVTAHAMADEHRQLHQQGFLNVLIKPVDHVELANLLGKHLNLPLAALPAPSGGEDNTPTVAAQDELAVVDMRLGTRLAAGREALAKDTLSLLLASLDDSEEALRRAWEARDEEAFLDAIHALNGACRYCGVPQLALLAETLETRIRTRGLIDVAPLLDELHDAMARLRQWQQHNAPFYK; encoded by the coding sequence ATGGGGTTGGTGCTGCTGTTTTCCTTTTTCTTCCTGCAGCATGGGAATCATGAGCGCCGCGAAGCCCTGGAAGAGCGCATCACCGCCAGTGCCATCCTGTTGGCACCATCGCTGCAGCAGGCCATCATCGATGGCCAGGAGACGCGTCTGCAGGAGTTGGTCAGGCGGCTCTTGAACATCGAGGAGATTCGCGCGGCCAGTCTGTTTGATAGCGAGGGGGAGACGATTCTTCGCCTGGGCCAGCCCCTGCCTACCCCCCGCCAAGGGGCGAACCATCAATGGCAGCTGAGGCTACCGCTGGGTAGTGGTGAACTGGGTGATGAGCTGCCGGCGCGTCTCGAGCTGGCCGTCGATACGTCCTCACTGGCGCTGAGCCACTATCACAATCTGACCAAGGCCGGGCTTGCGTGGCTGATTACCGGGCTGGCCCTGTTCCTGGCGGCCTATCTGATCATACGACGCGTGACCCGCCCGCTGGACGACATTCGCCAGTTGGTCAGACAGCTGAACAGCGGTAATTACGGCCACCGGCTCGACACCCACTCCTCCTCCGAGCTGGCCGGGCTCTCCCACGGCATCAATTCGCTGGCCGACCGCCTCGAACACATCAACGACGACATGCAGCGCCATATCGAGCAGACCACCCATGATCTGCAGGAGTCCATGGACACCATCGAGATCAAGAACATCGAGCTCGACATGGCCCACCGCCGCGCGCTTGAGGCCAACCGGATCAAGTCGGAGTTCCTGGCCAACATGAGCCACGAGATTCGCACCCCGCTCAATGGCATCATCGGCTTCTGCCAGCTGCTGGCGCGCTCGCCTCTCGAGGCACGCCAGCGCGAATGGCTCAACCATGTCAGCAAGGCCTCCGACAGCCTGCTCTCGCTGATCAACGACATTCTCGATTTCTCCAAGCTCGAAGCGGGCAAGATGCAGCTGGAGAACCTACCACTGGACATGGTCGCCCTTGTCGACGAGGTGCTCTGCCTGCAAGCACCTCAGGCTCATCAGAAATCGCTCTATCTGATGGGACTGGTCTACGACGATGTACCGGATGCGTTATGGGGCGATCCGATGCGCATCAAGCAGGTACTCACCAACCTGGTGCACAACGCCATCAAGTTCACCCACCAGGGCGAGGTCATCGTCCGGGTGATGGTCGAGGATGCCGACAGCTGCCAGATGACACTGCGGGTGACCGTCAGCGATACCGGCATCGGTCTATCGCCCAGCGACACCAGCCGTCTATTCAAGGCGTTCAGCCAGGCCAGCGCCAGCGACTCTCGTCACTATGGCGGCACCGGCCTGGGGCTGATGATCTGTAGGCAACTGGTCGAACAGATGGGGGGCGAAATCGGCGTCGAGAGCCGCCTCAGGCATGGATCGACCTTTGCCTTCACCCTGCCCCTCGCTGGCAAGGCAGAGGGGATACGCCCGCCTGACATGGCCCTGGAGGGTCTCTGCATTGCCCTGTACGAGCCTCATGCCACGACTCGCCATGCGCTGGAGCACCTGCTCTCCTCATGTGGTGCCGAGATCAGGATCATCGATCATGAGCTGGCTGCGCCCCCCAACGATACCGATCTGCTCATCGCGGGACTGCAGTATGAGGATCTCGGGCTAGCAAGGCTGGCCTATGTGCAACAGTACCTCAACACACTACCCTGCCCCTGCATTCTGCAGGTCAATACCAGCCCGCTCGAGCTGCCCGACCTCCACCTGCCCCACGGCGGCGAGATCCTTACCCGGCCGATGTCGCGTCAGACCTTCGTGCGTACGCTCACCCGTCTGCTCGAACCCACCGACAGCGAAGCGCTGGCCGCACCGCCGAAACGCGTCTCCTCGCCCGGCGTACCTCGCGTCCTGATCGTCGACGACATGCCGTCGAACCGGTTGCTGCTCGAGCAGCTACTGAACGACCTGGGACTCGAATCGCACTCCTGCATGAGCGGCGAAGAGGCACTGGCACTTGCTCAGGGTGAGAACTTCGATCTGGTGCTCATGGACATTCGTCTGCCCGGCATGGATGGCATCGCCACGACCCAGGCGCTGCGACAAGTGAATGCGCACTGGCAACATTGTCCGATCATTGCCGTCACCGCCCACGCCATGGCCGATGAGCATCGTCAGCTGCATCAGCAGGGTTTTCTCAATGTCCTGATCAAACCGGTCGATCATGTCGAGCTGGCAAACCTGCTTGGCAAGCATCTGAATCTTCCGTTGGCCGCACTGCCCGCGCCGAGCGGTGGAGAGGACAACACGCCCACGGTTGCGGCGCAAGATGAGCTGGCGGTGGTGGACATGCGCTTGGGAACGCGCCTTGCCGCAGGGCGGGAGGCGCTGGCCAAGGATACGCTGTCCCTGCTGCTGGCGAGCCTCGACGACAGCGAAGAGGCCCTGCGCCGCGCCTGGGAGGCACGCGACGAAGAGGCATTCCTCGATGCCATTCATGCCTTGAACGGTGCCTGTCGTTACTGTGGCGTACCGCAGCTCGCCCTGCTTGCGGAAACCCTCGAGACACGCATACGCACCCGTGGCCTCATCGATGTCGCACCACTCCTCGATGAGCTGCACGACGCCATGGCACGGTTACGCCAGTGGCAGCAGCACAACGCACCCTTTTACAAATAA
- the relA gene encoding GTP diphosphokinase yields the protein MVKVREDQPLTQDGAVDIEQWLARLQEDVTLRDPDELRRACMLADRLARESDRPHKAWLEDGSSFRMGLEMADILSELRPDQATLEASVLYRAVREELIDCDVIAKQFGGEVAGLIKGVLQMAAISHQTPSHGLSQHNQQDNLRKMLVTMIDDVRVALIKIAERTCALRQVKDATRDKRLRVAREVFDIYAPLAHRLGVGHLKWELEDLSFRYLHEDEYKAIAKQLAEKRLDRDRYIQEVVDTLKRLIEAQGIARCDVDGRAKHIYSIWRKMKRKRIDFSQVYDVRAVRILVPEVADCYTALGLVHSRWHHVPNEFDDYIANPKKNGYQSLHTAVLGPENKVLEIQIRTFAMHEEAELGVCAHWRYKGHDTNAKSRSYEEKIAWLRQVLEWQDEVGDFGDLREGLSSDVAPDRIYVFTPDGHVIDLPRVATPIDFAYRVHTEIGHRCRGAKVNGRIVPLTYRLKTGQQVEILAATKGGPSRDWLNPSLGYVRTSRARTKIQAWFKQQARDQNLEEGRALFEKEMKRLDVEGMELTTLAQKVNYATPDDMYAAIGAGDLRIGQVLHQAQQLFGETDDQEQLDRLLAKPKRAPSKDPSDGITVLGVGNLKTSMANCCHPVPGDAIVGFITQGRGVTIHRQDCSNILQLRVDEPKRVIEVEWGERAHTQYPVDIEIEAWDRSGLLRDVTGVLGHDKVNVLAINTHTDTSDGIARMGITVEVDGLETLGRLFSRIQQLPNVIDIKRLRGGAGTPKRKKRPQA from the coding sequence ATGGTAAAGGTGCGTGAAGACCAGCCACTGACCCAAGATGGTGCGGTGGATATTGAACAATGGCTGGCACGCCTGCAGGAGGATGTGACACTACGCGATCCCGACGAGCTGCGCCGGGCGTGCATGCTTGCCGATCGCCTGGCGCGCGAGTCGGACCGGCCACACAAGGCGTGGCTGGAGGATGGATCGAGCTTTCGCATGGGCCTTGAAATGGCCGATATCTTGAGCGAGCTGAGGCCTGACCAGGCGACGCTCGAGGCGTCGGTGCTCTATCGCGCGGTGCGCGAGGAACTGATCGATTGCGATGTCATCGCCAAGCAGTTCGGCGGCGAGGTGGCCGGGCTCATCAAGGGCGTGCTGCAGATGGCCGCGATCAGTCATCAGACGCCCAGCCACGGGCTTTCCCAGCACAATCAGCAGGACAACCTGCGCAAGATGCTGGTGACCATGATCGATGATGTCCGCGTGGCGCTGATCAAGATCGCCGAGCGCACCTGTGCGCTGCGTCAGGTCAAGGATGCCACCCGCGACAAACGGCTGCGGGTGGCCCGGGAAGTGTTCGACATCTACGCGCCGTTGGCCCACCGGTTGGGGGTCGGCCATCTCAAGTGGGAGCTCGAGGATCTCTCGTTTCGCTACCTGCACGAAGATGAGTACAAGGCCATCGCCAAGCAGCTCGCCGAGAAGCGTCTCGATCGCGACCGCTATATCCAAGAGGTGGTGGATACCTTGAAGCGGCTGATCGAGGCCCAGGGCATTGCGCGCTGCGATGTCGATGGACGTGCCAAGCATATCTACTCGATCTGGCGCAAGATGAAGCGCAAGCGCATCGATTTCTCGCAGGTCTACGACGTACGGGCGGTACGCATCCTGGTGCCGGAAGTCGCCGACTGCTACACCGCGCTGGGCCTCGTCCACTCGCGTTGGCACCACGTCCCCAATGAATTCGACGACTATATCGCCAACCCCAAGAAGAACGGCTATCAGTCGCTGCACACCGCTGTGCTGGGGCCCGAGAACAAGGTGCTGGAGATTCAGATCCGCACCTTCGCCATGCACGAGGAGGCCGAACTCGGCGTCTGTGCCCACTGGCGCTACAAGGGACATGACACCAACGCCAAGAGCCGCAGCTACGAAGAGAAGATCGCCTGGCTTCGCCAGGTGCTCGAGTGGCAGGACGAGGTAGGCGACTTCGGCGATTTGCGCGAGGGGCTCTCGAGCGATGTGGCGCCGGATCGGATCTACGTCTTCACCCCCGATGGCCATGTCATCGACCTGCCGAGGGTCGCCACCCCCATCGACTTCGCCTACCGCGTGCATACCGAGATCGGTCACCGCTGTCGGGGGGCCAAGGTCAATGGCCGTATCGTGCCGCTGACCTATCGCCTCAAGACCGGTCAGCAGGTCGAGATACTCGCCGCCACCAAGGGTGGCCCGAGTCGCGACTGGCTCAATCCTTCGCTGGGCTACGTGCGTACGTCTCGCGCGCGTACCAAGATCCAGGCGTGGTTCAAGCAGCAGGCGCGGGACCAGAACCTCGAGGAGGGGCGCGCGCTGTTCGAGAAGGAGATGAAGCGCCTGGATGTCGAGGGGATGGAGCTGACCACCCTGGCGCAGAAAGTCAATTACGCTACGCCTGATGACATGTACGCGGCGATCGGCGCCGGCGATCTACGGATCGGCCAGGTGCTTCACCAGGCCCAGCAGCTGTTTGGCGAGACCGACGACCAGGAGCAGCTCGACCGGCTACTGGCCAAGCCCAAGCGCGCGCCGAGCAAGGATCCGAGCGACGGTATTACCGTGCTCGGTGTCGGCAACCTCAAGACTAGCATGGCCAACTGCTGCCACCCGGTCCCCGGCGATGCGATCGTCGGTTTCATTACCCAGGGGCGCGGGGTCACCATCCATCGCCAGGACTGCTCCAACATCCTGCAGCTGCGTGTCGATGAGCCCAAGCGGGTCATCGAGGTGGAGTGGGGCGAGCGTGCCCATACCCAGTACCCCGTCGATATCGAGATCGAGGCGTGGGACCGCTCGGGCCTGCTGCGCGATGTCACCGGTGTACTGGGCCATGACAAGGTCAACGTATTGGCGATCAACACCCATACCGATACCAGCGACGGTATTGCCCGGATGGGCATCACCGTCGAGGTCGATGGGCTGGAGACGCTGGGGCGGCTCTTCTCGCGCATTCAGCAACTGCCCAACGTGATCGACATCAAACGCTTGCGCGGCGGCGCCGGTACGCCCAAGCGCAAGAAGAGGCCCCAGGCATGA
- the recO gene encoding DNA repair protein RecO: protein MQPQPAYLLHKRPYRETSALVDLLTLEHGRVRAVAQGIQRPGSRSRSRMQPFVPLLVTWVGEGELKRLRLMETSGSAALLAGEGLLCGLYANELVARILPLLLPSREIFAFYGASLAALPRPEERAPALRRLELALLEALDAEPVFHDLEGAELDPQRRYVYCVQARRFEALPAGVDQGIEGRALRLLASGQWEAPGLAGAAKALTRAALAPLLGSRPLRSRELMLQLAKRRHAIPS from the coding sequence ATGCAGCCCCAGCCTGCCTATCTTCTGCATAAGCGTCCCTACCGGGAGACCAGTGCCCTGGTCGATCTGCTGACCCTCGAGCATGGCCGCGTGCGCGCCGTGGCTCAGGGCATACAACGCCCCGGCAGTCGTTCACGCTCGCGCATGCAGCCCTTTGTCCCCCTGCTGGTGACCTGGGTGGGTGAAGGCGAGCTCAAGCGCCTGCGGCTGATGGAGACTTCTGGAAGTGCAGCTCTACTGGCCGGGGAGGGACTGCTGTGCGGACTGTATGCCAACGAGCTGGTGGCGCGAATCTTGCCACTACTGCTGCCAAGCCGCGAGATATTCGCCTTCTACGGTGCCTCCCTGGCCGCGTTGCCACGCCCGGAGGAGAGGGCGCCAGCGCTTCGGCGTCTCGAGCTTGCCCTGCTCGAAGCTCTCGATGCCGAGCCGGTGTTCCATGACCTGGAAGGTGCGGAGCTCGATCCCCAGCGGCGTTATGTCTACTGCGTGCAAGCGAGGCGCTTCGAGGCACTTCCTGCAGGCGTCGACCAGGGCATCGAGGGTCGCGCGCTGCGCTTGCTGGCCAGTGGCCAGTGGGAGGCGCCCGGCCTTGCCGGTGCGGCCAAGGCGCTCACCCGTGCCGCCCTGGCGCCGCTGTTGGGCAGTCGTCCGCTACGCTCGCGCGAGCTGATGCTGCAGCTTGCCAAGCGCCGCCACGCCATTCCATCCTGA
- the era gene encoding GTPase Era, whose translation MNQRCGFVAIVGRPNVGKSTLMNRILGQKISITSRRPQTTRHQVLGIKTEGDDQTIYVDTPGMHIMSKDRNKAINRFMNQAATQALRDVDCVVFIIDRTRWTAEDQAVLEKLTHVQAPVILAINKVDWLEDKNSLLPWLEEVGAKRDFAAILPLSAKHGNNVPELEAEVAKHLPESIHFYPDDQVTNRSQRFLAAELVREKVMRQLGDELPYQMTVEIEEFRDEGRVVHISALMLVERPGQKKILIGENGERIKSIGREARLEMEKQFDAKVMLNLWVKVKRGWSDDERALKSLGYDHD comes from the coding sequence ATGAACCAGCGCTGTGGTTTCGTTGCCATCGTCGGACGTCCCAACGTCGGCAAATCGACCCTGATGAATCGTATTCTGGGCCAGAAGATCTCGATCACGTCGCGGCGGCCGCAGACGACACGCCACCAGGTACTGGGGATCAAGACCGAAGGCGACGACCAGACCATCTATGTCGATACGCCAGGCATGCACATCATGTCCAAGGATCGCAACAAGGCGATCAATCGGTTCATGAACCAGGCCGCCACGCAGGCGCTGCGCGACGTCGACTGCGTGGTGTTCATCATCGACCGCACGCGCTGGACCGCCGAGGATCAGGCGGTGCTCGAGAAGCTCACCCATGTCCAGGCACCGGTCATCCTGGCCATCAACAAGGTCGACTGGCTGGAGGACAAGAACTCGCTGCTGCCGTGGCTCGAAGAGGTCGGTGCCAAGCGCGACTTCGCCGCGATCCTGCCGCTCTCGGCCAAGCACGGCAACAACGTGCCGGAGCTCGAGGCCGAAGTCGCCAAGCACCTCCCCGAAAGCATTCATTTCTACCCGGACGATCAGGTCACCAATCGCAGCCAGCGTTTTCTGGCCGCCGAGCTGGTACGTGAGAAGGTCATGCGTCAATTAGGCGATGAGCTGCCCTACCAGATGACCGTTGAGATCGAGGAGTTTCGCGATGAGGGCCGGGTGGTGCATATCAGTGCCTTGATGCTGGTCGAGCGGCCGGGGCAGAAGAAGATCCTGATCGGCGAGAATGGCGAGCGTATCAAGAGTATCGGTCGCGAGGCGCGCCTGGAGATGGAGAAGCAATTCGACGCCAAGGTCATGCTGAATCTGTGGGTCAAGGTCAAGCGTGGCTGGTCGGATGACGAACGTGCCCTGAAGAGCCTCGGCTACGATCACGATTGA
- the cysM gene encoding cysteine synthase CysM: MHYPTLEDVVGNTPLVRLKRIATGRNNTLLAKLEGNNPAGSVKDRPALSMLSEAEARGEIRPGDTLIEATSGNTGIALAMAAAIKGYRMRLIMPDNASSERKQAMAAFGAELITVTKEQGMEGARDLADSMIAKGEGKPLDQFANPDNPLAHYRTTGPELWEQTGGNITHFISSMGTTGTIMGVSRYLKERNPAVQIIGLQPEDGASIAGIRRWPKAYLPGIFDESRVDRVLDIGQHEAEVHMRRLAREEGILAGVSSGGALAGALRIAETVENSTIVFIVCDRGDRYLSTGLFAPEA, encoded by the coding sequence ATGCATTACCCAACGCTTGAGGATGTGGTCGGCAATACGCCACTTGTGCGCTTGAAGCGTATTGCGACCGGCCGCAACAACACGCTGCTGGCCAAGCTCGAGGGCAATAATCCGGCGGGGTCGGTCAAGGATCGTCCAGCACTCTCGATGCTCTCCGAGGCCGAGGCGCGCGGTGAGATCCGCCCCGGCGATACCCTGATCGAAGCCACCTCGGGCAATACCGGTATCGCGCTTGCCATGGCGGCGGCGATCAAGGGCTACCGGATGCGGCTGATCATGCCTGACAACGCCTCCAGTGAGCGCAAGCAGGCAATGGCCGCCTTCGGTGCCGAGCTGATCACGGTGACCAAGGAGCAGGGTATGGAAGGGGCTCGCGATCTCGCCGACAGCATGATCGCCAAGGGTGAAGGCAAGCCCCTCGATCAATTCGCCAATCCCGACAACCCGCTGGCGCACTATCGCACCACCGGCCCCGAGCTGTGGGAACAGACCGGGGGAAACATCACCCATTTCATCAGCTCCATGGGCACCACCGGCACCATCATGGGGGTGTCGCGCTATCTCAAGGAGCGCAATCCGGCGGTCCAGATCATCGGCCTGCAGCCGGAGGATGGGGCGAGCATCGCGGGTATCCGCCGCTGGCCCAAGGCGTATCTGCCGGGCATCTTCGATGAGTCGCGCGTCGACCGTGTCCTGGATATCGGGCAACACGAGGCGGAGGTGCATATGCGTCGCCTGGCACGCGAAGAGGGCATCCTGGCGGGCGTCTCCTCCGGTGGCGCCCTGGCGGGCGCGCTGCGCATCGCCGAGACAGTCGAGAACTCGACTATCGTCTTTATCGTCTGCGACCGGGGCGATCGCTATCTCTCTACCGGCCTGTTCGCCCCGGAGGCCTGA
- the mazG gene encoding nucleoside triphosphate pyrophosphohydrolase codes for MSDRHGGKPRYTLSDLLELMAVLRDPQQGCPWDIKQDWHSIVPHTLEEAYEVADAIERHAFDELPGELGDLLFQVVYYSQFGTEEQRFDFHDVVHVLTAKMLRRHPHVFPAGHLASRREGVSAHEVETSQVNSRWESLKAAEREARPTPLEREPSVLDDIPHALPALSRAAKLSKRAARVGFDWPDSRGVIDKIREELAEVEEALARGDQMHACDEVGDLLFAVANLARSLKADPEQCLRRTNAKFERRFRYVEDALAKQGRTPAKASLDEMEAHWQSAKSHDN; via the coding sequence ATGAGCGACCGTCATGGCGGCAAGCCTCGGTACACGCTGAGCGACCTGCTCGAGCTGATGGCCGTGCTGCGCGATCCGCAGCAGGGGTGCCCATGGGATATCAAGCAGGATTGGCACTCGATCGTGCCGCATACCCTTGAGGAGGCCTACGAGGTGGCGGACGCCATCGAGCGTCATGCCTTTGACGAGCTGCCCGGCGAGCTTGGCGACCTGCTCTTCCAGGTCGTCTACTACAGTCAGTTCGGCACCGAGGAGCAGCGCTTCGACTTTCACGACGTGGTGCATGTACTGACCGCCAAGATGCTGCGCCGCCATCCGCACGTGTTCCCTGCGGGCCATCTGGCGTCGCGGCGTGAAGGCGTCTCGGCACATGAGGTCGAGACCAGTCAAGTCAATAGCCGCTGGGAGTCGCTCAAGGCGGCGGAGCGCGAGGCCCGTCCAACGCCGCTTGAACGCGAGCCTTCGGTGCTCGACGATATTCCCCATGCGCTACCGGCGCTGTCGCGTGCCGCCAAGCTCTCCAAGCGTGCCGCCCGGGTGGGGTTCGACTGGCCGGACAGCCGGGGCGTGATCGACAAGATCCGTGAAGAGCTCGCCGAAGTCGAGGAGGCGCTGGCGCGTGGCGACCAGATGCATGCGTGCGATGAGGTGGGCGATCTGCTGTTTGCCGTGGCCAATCTGGCGCGCAGCCTCAAGGCCGATCCTGAACAGTGCCTGCGCCGCACCAACGCCAAGTTCGAACGTCGCTTCCGTTACGTAGAGGATGCCTTGGCGAAGCAGGGACGTACGCCTGCAAAGGCCAGCCTGGACGAGATGGAAGCGCATTGGCAGAGCGCCAAGAGCCACGATAATTAA
- the pdxJ gene encoding pyridoxine 5'-phosphate synthase: MHAPRIQLGVNIDHVATLRQARGTRYPDPVQAALLAEEAGADGITVHLREDRRHIQQRDVRLLCEMLNTRMNLEMAVTEEMILFAEQIRPAHVCLVPEKREELTTEGGLDVVGNLDVITDACTRLAAQGCEVSLFIDPDPEQIQAAQQTGAPVVELHTGAYAEAVGQEMSREYERLVSAAALAGERGLTVNAGHGLHYHNIEAIAAIPGIHELNIGHAIIARALFVGLKEAVAEMKRLAIAGQEAGLLAALDEHDHEHHDHDHIEGGSCCR; the protein is encoded by the coding sequence ATGCACGCCCCTCGAATTCAGCTCGGTGTCAACATCGACCATGTCGCCACCCTGCGTCAGGCTCGGGGAACTCGCTACCCGGACCCGGTGCAGGCCGCGTTGCTGGCCGAGGAGGCTGGTGCCGATGGCATTACCGTGCACTTGCGCGAGGATCGTCGGCATATCCAGCAGCGCGATGTGCGCTTGCTCTGCGAAATGCTCAATACGCGCATGAACCTGGAGATGGCGGTGACCGAGGAGATGATCCTCTTCGCTGAGCAGATCCGTCCTGCCCACGTCTGTTTAGTACCGGAAAAGCGCGAGGAGCTGACCACCGAGGGCGGTCTGGACGTGGTTGGCAACCTTGACGTGATCACCGATGCCTGTACTAGGCTGGCGGCTCAAGGGTGTGAAGTCTCGCTGTTCATCGATCCCGATCCCGAGCAGATCCAGGCGGCCCAACAGACGGGCGCGCCGGTCGTCGAGCTGCATACCGGGGCCTATGCCGAAGCCGTCGGGCAGGAGATGAGTCGTGAGTACGAACGACTCGTCTCGGCAGCGGCCTTGGCCGGCGAGCGTGGATTGACCGTCAATGCCGGGCACGGCCTGCACTATCACAATATCGAGGCGATCGCGGCGATTCCCGGGATTCATGAGCTCAATATCGGCCATGCGATCATCGCCCGGGCGCTGTTCGTGGGGCTCAAGGAGGCGGTTGCCGAGATGAAGCGCCTCGCCATCGCCGGACAGGAAGCGGGGCTGCTGGCGGCCCTCGACGAGCACGATCATGAACATCACGATCATGATCACATCGAGGGGGGCAGCTGCTGTCGATGA
- the rlmD gene encoding 23S rRNA (uracil(1939)-C(5))-methyltransferase RlmD translates to MAMLGKRRTARPGSGKSGLAGKAASVSTARQAPTPSPDSQGDAGLEILRLAHDGRGVSRDAAGKTVFIDRALPGERVEVAIHRTRKRYDEAHVRQLLVAAPERVAPRCVHFGHCGGCDLQHLELEAQRRHKQAVLVEQLEQHGVARDSLPTILGGDGYGYRRRARLGVKVDAGGHVHLGFRAKGSHHLMDVQQCPILVPALAELLPVLREHLQTLEAPRWVGHVELLESEAGASLIVRQLREHVGDRERWLTFAEALNAESSERRHAVTLAWLLGREQPELEWLGGTPDLYYRLVAGRRELSLSIAPGDFLQVNAVVNQCLIDTALEWLALRDEERVLDLFAGVGNLSLALASAAGEVVGVEGSPAMVSRLEDNARRNGFASVSARQADLTRPEAVRALLDERDWSLVVLDPPREGAEAVCRVLARRQVPRILYISCDSATLARDTAYLMQGGYRLAHAAMADMFSQTAHMESMLLLERMA, encoded by the coding sequence ATGGCCATGCTGGGCAAGCGACGTACCGCCAGGCCAGGGTCGGGCAAGTCGGGGCTAGCCGGAAAAGCGGCGTCTGTCTCGACGGCCCGCCAGGCCCCGACTCCGAGCCCCGATAGCCAGGGCGATGCGGGACTGGAGATACTGCGCCTGGCCCACGATGGGCGAGGCGTCTCCCGCGACGCGGCAGGCAAGACCGTTTTCATCGATCGTGCACTGCCTGGCGAGCGGGTCGAGGTGGCGATCCATCGCACTCGCAAGCGCTACGACGAGGCGCACGTTCGCCAGCTGCTTGTGGCGGCACCTGAGCGGGTCGCGCCGCGCTGCGTGCATTTCGGTCACTGTGGCGGTTGTGATCTACAGCATCTCGAGCTCGAGGCGCAGCGACGCCATAAGCAGGCGGTGCTGGTAGAGCAACTTGAGCAGCATGGGGTTGCGCGCGATTCGCTGCCGACGATTCTGGGCGGTGACGGTTACGGCTATCGCCGGCGTGCCAGGCTTGGTGTGAAGGTCGATGCCGGCGGACACGTGCATCTGGGGTTTCGCGCCAAAGGCAGCCATCATTTGATGGATGTCCAGCAGTGTCCCATTCTGGTGCCCGCCTTGGCCGAGTTGTTGCCGGTATTGCGCGAGCATCTGCAGACGCTGGAGGCGCCGCGCTGGGTGGGGCATGTCGAGCTGCTGGAGAGCGAGGCGGGCGCCAGTCTGATCGTGCGTCAGCTGCGTGAACACGTGGGCGACCGGGAGCGCTGGCTGACCTTCGCCGAGGCACTGAACGCCGAGTCGTCGGAGCGACGCCATGCGGTAACGCTTGCCTGGCTGCTGGGCCGCGAGCAGCCTGAACTCGAGTGGCTTGGCGGGACGCCGGATCTCTACTACCGGCTCGTTGCTGGCCGCCGTGAGCTGTCGCTGAGCATCGCCCCGGGCGACTTCCTGCAGGTCAATGCCGTCGTCAATCAATGCTTGATCGACACGGCACTTGAGTGGCTTGCGCTTCGCGACGAGGAGCGGGTGCTCGATCTTTTCGCTGGGGTGGGCAACCTGAGCCTGGCGCTGGCCAGTGCGGCCGGTGAGGTGGTCGGCGTGGAGGGCAGCCCCGCCATGGTGTCGCGCCTGGAGGATAATGCCCGTCGCAACGGCTTCGCCTCGGTCAGTGCGCGGCAGGCGGATCTCACTCGTCCCGAGGCAGTACGAGCGTTGCTCGACGAACGCGACTGGTCGCTGGTAGTGCTCGATCCCCCTCGCGAGGGAGCCGAAGCGGTATGCCGGGTTTTGGCGCGGCGCCAGGTACCGCGCATTCTCTATATTTCCTGCGATAGTGCGACGCTTGCCCGCGATACGGCATACCTTATGCAAGGAGGCTATCGCCTTGCGCATGCGGCTATGGCGGATATGTTTTCGCAGACGGCTCACATGGAGTCCATGCTATTGCTTGAGCGCATGGCGTGA